A portion of the Burkholderia pseudomultivorans genome contains these proteins:
- a CDS encoding aldehyde dehydrogenase family protein, with protein MQTQLFIDGRFVDAVERGTIDVLNPHDGSLITRIAAATAADVDLAVDAATRAFPKWSAMPAAERGRLLLRLADAIDAHAEELAQLESLDTGHPIRDSRALDVPRTAGCFRYFGGMADKLQGSVIPVETGFLNYVQRAPIGVVGQIVPWNFPLMFTSWKMGPALAAGNTVVLKPSEITPLSTLRIVELMAEVGFPAGVINIVPGYGHTAGQRLAEHPGVGKIAFTGSTATGRRIVEASQGNLKRVQLELGGKGANLVFDDANLDAAINGAAWAIFHNQGQACIAGSRLVLHERIADEFLERFVSLASSIRVGNPLDPNTEMGPLTSKQHLDRVLSFVDVAREQGGRVLAGGSAPQDAALANGYYVRPTIIEAKSAADRIAQEEVFGPFVTVLRFGSDEEALSIANATEYGLGSGLWTNDLSRAHRMASQIHAGMCWINCYKRVNPGSPFGGVGKSGYGREMGFEAMHDYTEARSVWVNVDGHVPPHFKR; from the coding sequence ATGCAAACCCAACTGTTCATCGACGGCCGCTTCGTCGACGCCGTCGAGCGCGGCACCATCGACGTGCTCAACCCGCACGACGGCTCGCTCATCACCAGGATCGCGGCCGCCACCGCCGCGGATGTCGATCTCGCGGTCGACGCGGCGACCCGCGCGTTCCCGAAGTGGTCGGCGATGCCCGCGGCCGAGCGCGGCCGGCTGCTGCTGCGCCTCGCCGACGCGATCGACGCGCATGCCGAGGAACTGGCGCAGCTCGAATCGCTGGACACCGGCCATCCGATTCGCGATTCGCGCGCGCTCGACGTGCCGCGCACGGCCGGCTGCTTCCGGTATTTCGGCGGCATGGCCGACAAGCTGCAGGGCTCGGTGATTCCCGTCGAGACGGGTTTCCTGAACTACGTGCAGCGTGCGCCGATCGGCGTCGTGGGCCAGATCGTGCCGTGGAATTTCCCGCTGATGTTCACGAGCTGGAAGATGGGCCCCGCGCTTGCCGCGGGCAATACGGTCGTGCTCAAGCCGTCGGAAATCACGCCGCTGTCGACGCTGCGCATCGTCGAGCTGATGGCCGAGGTCGGCTTCCCGGCGGGCGTCATCAACATCGTGCCCGGCTATGGTCATACCGCGGGCCAGCGGCTGGCCGAACACCCGGGCGTCGGCAAGATCGCGTTCACGGGTTCGACCGCGACGGGGCGCCGCATCGTCGAAGCATCGCAGGGCAACCTGAAGCGCGTGCAACTGGAGCTGGGCGGCAAGGGCGCGAACCTCGTGTTCGACGATGCGAACCTCGACGCCGCGATCAACGGCGCCGCGTGGGCGATCTTCCACAACCAGGGGCAGGCGTGCATCGCAGGCTCGCGGCTCGTGCTGCACGAGCGCATCGCCGACGAATTCCTCGAGCGCTTCGTGTCGCTGGCATCGTCGATCCGCGTCGGCAATCCGCTCGACCCGAACACCGAGATGGGCCCGCTGACGTCGAAGCAGCACCTGGACCGCGTGCTGTCCTTCGTCGACGTGGCGCGCGAGCAGGGCGGTCGCGTGCTGGCCGGCGGCAGCGCTCCGCAGGATGCGGCGCTCGCGAACGGCTACTACGTGCGTCCGACGATCATCGAGGCAAAGTCGGCGGCCGACCGCATCGCGCAGGAAGAAGTGTTCGGTCCGTTCGTCACGGTGCTGCGCTTCGGCAGCGACGAAGAGGCGCTGTCCATCGCCAATGCGACCGAATACGGGCTGGGCAGCGGGCTGTGGACGAACGACCTGTCCCGCGCGCATCGGATGGCGTCGCAGATCCATGCGGGCATGTGCTGGATCAACTGCTACAAGCGCGTCAATCCGGGCAGCCCGTTCGGCGGCGTCGGCAAGTCCGGCTACGGCCGCGAGATGGGCTTCGAGGCGATGCACGACTACACGGAAGCACGCTCGGTATGGGTCAACGTCGACGGCCACGTGCCGCCGCACTTCAAGCGCTGA